The following DNA comes from Hordeum vulgare subsp. vulgare chromosome 3H, MorexV3_pseudomolecules_assembly, whole genome shotgun sequence.
ACAGAAATTATCGTTTCTGGAGGAATGACCATGCCACAGGTAATTGCATCGCTAGACCCCATCCCAAGGAAGAGCCAGAGCATCCGCCTAAATAGAATAATGACATGAGGATGGGTGAGTCGTCAAAACAATGGTCGAGTAGTGAGTACCATGAGCTCAGTTTGCTCTAACCATTCTGCTTCATGCTTACTGATATTGGCTTGCACATCAAGCAGATCGCGAATGAGTGGATGGGACTCCACTGCTGTTCGTTTGTTACGTGTAAAATGTCAAGGTTGGATACGGGAACATGATGAACAAGCTGGACGGAAGCATCGTATCGATGCCCTGGAATACTGTTATATGGCACATGTTGCTTTTCTCTGTGTTTGCTGACTGGTCCAAAGTGTTAACTTCTATGTACTGCTGGTGTACAACTAGTGTGCCTGATTACATTCATTTGTAAGAATGAGATGTGTAATACCATGTCGATTTTGTTACTATAATATACCCCCTCCATCTcaaaatataagagtgttttttaacactagtgtagtgtcaaaaacgctcttatattatgggacggagggagtacataccaTGCTGACTGGTTTCATAGAGCATCTATTTCTTTCATATGGTCTGCTGTGATATatagtactcccttcgtcccaaaataagtgtctcaactttgtattagctctagtacaaatttgtattaagcttgagacagttattttgggacggagggagtagtaaaagaCCATGAATGCTCCTTTCTCAGTTTTGCGCATTTTGCTGGTCCAGTTTTGGAGTGTAGAGTTCTTTAACAGTGATATTATCATTTAATCTATTTTGGAGGGGTGAGGTGTTTTACCAGTGGTATCAAGTTTATTTAACAAAATAGGATCAGTGACAGTGAGATTTAATAAAAAGAATCTACAACATTGCATTTGCAAAGGAGATATAACTTTTTAGGTTCAGCAATATTTCGTTCCCAGAGTATTAAGCGTTTTCTTTTTCAAAATATTACTGTCAATTATAAAAGTCTCATTAGTGACAGGTCCTTTTAGGTTGATTGAATAACGTTGCCTCATCTTACCATCTTCTGCTTGCTTCGACCAAGCTTGGCAAGCAGACATGGAAAGTAAAGTGCGAGAAAGGGGCAAATTGCAGCCACAGCCTACAGGCATGGATTTCAAGGTTGTTGAGTAAGATTTAAAAATGTATGGTCTCAATAATGCATTAACAGCCGTTCGCGGGTTATGGGTGGCAGTTTTACTGTTTATCTATGGGGATGGCATTTAATTTATTTTAGTGCAATTTCAATAAAAAAACTGCCACCATTagattttgatgcattgtttccccgtcttaaaataactgtctcaactttatactagctctagtataaagttatACTGAGCTTtacgacacttattttaggacggagggagtagtattattAAAAACGTCATTACTAGGAAAAGAAGCAATGACACGTATAATTGCAAAAGATAACATGATGGCACAAGTGAACAGAGGTAACTCAGAAGAAAACCATAGCAGGCTAAAATGGTACAGACAAGCTGGCATCAGTTTACAACCATCACAGAAGATACAGGCAACAATCCTTGGTCATGGTGCAAACAAAGACAGGTACACATAACAAACTTGGAAAGTTTAGAAAGAAAGAGGGGTCATCACACTTTTTCCAGGAAGAACTGCTATATGTTCTGCATCTGGGAGAAAGAAATCCTAATGGTGGATCCCTCGAGCTTGCTCGCATGCTTACAGACCAGAGCTTCGGTCGCCTCTTCCTCGCTCTCAAACTGCACGAGAGCCTGCGTCTTGCCGCTCGCCTCAAACAGCTTTGACTTGACGATGGTGCCATGCTCACTTAGGTGTTCGATGATTGCGTCCTCGGATATCTCTGGTGAAAGCGCTGAGATGTGGATGATCTTGGTCGGAGCACAGCAATGGCGGTAGTTCTTCGCCACATTACTGTTGAACCGGTTAAGGTTGGAGGTTGAGTAGTCATGTGCATCAGGAGCAGGGGTAATACTCGGGTACTTAGAGAAGTTCACTTCCAGTTTCTGCCCAAGTAACATTGCTCCCTGTGTAGTAGGAAATAAATTCCAATGGTATCAAGGGTGATGCTATATACCAGAAACACGTAAAAGAGGTAGGACAAATGAATGAGCTAAGGTAGGGGTCGAATGATCATAAAGTACCTTTAAATAGTGTATAGCAAGCTCGGTCTGAAGCCCATCAGCCATCTGGACGAGGGCATGGTCTGGTTTATTGCGGAGTACCTTGATTCTCACTATATTTCCATAAATAGAAAATAGATTGAACAGCTTATCCGCATCGATTTTCTGCAGATAAGGTAAGATGAAGGAGATGATTATGATTCAAACAACTTAGAGAGTTCATGGCAAATTATGTCCTACTTACATCACTGTTCAAATTGCTAACTATAAGTGTGCAGCGATCATTGGTACCAGTCACTCCAGGAGGCAATGTTCCACCAAATGCAGCAGCAATCACCGCAGCCTGGCCCATCAGATATAGAAACATTGTAGCAGCATAAGTAAATGCTACATGTGAGATACTGATATTGTTTAGAGAAGCACAAAATGAAGCAGTAAAAACTACTTCCCCCATTTCTAAATATAGGTCTTtttacggactacatacggatgtatatagggtccgtactaaaatctctaaaagacatatatttaggaacggagggagtaacagaCAGAGTGCAGAATTGGGACGATTTCAAATAATACAGACCTGTCCATATGCAGCTGTATCCCAGAAAGAAGATCAAAGGAAAGAAGTTAATATATTTGTTATAAGACGACAAAAGTGAGTAATGAAAAATGTGAAGGAAAGTTACAATGTCTTACCTCCAGGCTGTTGGAAACCAAAAAGGCCACTAGGATCATTATAACCAAGCTGTTCAGAATAATAGATAAAAGAGAGGCTTAATACTTAGCTTGGCCACTAAATGATCCAAACTAAAATGCAACAAACATTagagtagtactccctccgtcccaaaataaatgtcttaaccttagtataactttgtacaagagctagtacaaagacatttattttgggacggagggagtagaagataACACAAAGAGGAGTAAACTACCTGAGAGGACCTTGGACGTTGCTCCGTGGGCAAAGATGGATTTGTGAAATCTCTGAGGAAAAAAACATAAAGAAGTGGCTTTCAAAATCTATGaataaaataaatgagtaattacATACAATGTACACTTGAGAAACCATAATGTGCTGAAATCTATCATGGATGAAAGCAACTTCTGCTAGCTGTTCAaccaaactaataaaaataaaccaAGCGGAACTTATAAAAATTAAATCATCTTACCTAGATCTATCATTGTTGTAGTGAACTTGCAACTCACTGAGACTGGGAATTCAAGAAAACAAGATAAGGCTCAGGAGTAAAATGTTACCAAAAAAAAAAACAAGGGAACTGCTTGAGGACATACTTTGAGTACTGAATATCTAGCTGGCAGCAACCATCATAAATGTTTCGTCCCTGAAATTATTTAGTTTGGTGGATGTCAAGAGATTCATATTCATAGCAAAGGCATACGGACATCAAATTCTGAAAGTTGTATATGCAACAGGAGACTTACATGCAAAGCACCAGCTGCTTGTATTGCACTCTGCCGTGACTGGAACTGTATAAGGGTTTGAAAGCCTACATAACCAAAAAATGAGTACTGTAATAGCAAACACGAGTCCTTTTATTCAACATGTGGTAACTTATCGATATTTCTAGTGGAAAGGGATATGTGCTACTATACTAGGAAATggctatttaaaaaaaatgcagTTGAAAGCAACATGAAAAACACATCGATTGCGTGATATCTATCTATGAAGAAAATAAGCATGCATGCAATACGAGAGTGAGAACTGAGAATTAGAGACGGGAAGAATCTGACCAGCTGTCTTTTGAAATGTGACAATCTTCTCCACAAATCCATAAGGAGAAAACACTTGATGAAGCACTTCGACGGTCATAGGATAGAGCATATGATGAACGGTAACTAAGAGAATTCGGTTGGGTTCATCCTGAGGCCCAGCAGCAGACGAGTACCGAGAAAGaatagaggagagagagagaagaatgaATAGAGAAGAATAGGTATCTAGTTGGAATAGAAGAGAGTAGAGAGATCATGTAAACTAAATTAGTAAGCTACAGCAAATGATGAAAAGGCAGGT
Coding sequences within:
- the LOC123444795 gene encoding polypyrimidine tract-binding protein homolog 3-like, whose translation is MAEPSRVIHIRNVGHEISETDLLQVVQPFGAVAKVVMLRAKNQALVQMEDLSSSISAIQYYTTIQPSVRGRNVYLQYSSHQELNTDQSSHGRNPDQDEPNRILLVTVHHMLYPMTVEVLHQVFSPYGFVEKIVTFQKTAGFQTLIQFQSRQSAIQAAGALHGRNIYDGCCQLDIQYSNLSELQVHYNNDRSRDFTNPSLPTEQRPRSSQLGYNDPSGLFGFQQPGAAYGQAAVIAAAFGGTLPPGVTGTNDRCTLIVSNLNSDKIDADKLFNLFSIYGNIVRIKVLRNKPDHALVQMADGLQTELAIHYLKGAMLLGQKLEVNFSKYPSITPAPDAHDYSTSNLNRFNSNVAKNYRHCCAPTKIIHISALSPEISEDAIIEHLSEHGTIVKSKLFEASGKTQALVQFESEEEATEALVCKHASKLEGSTIRISFSQMQNI